GTCATGCTCGCCGCCGTGCGCATGCGCAGACAGCAGGGTAACCCGGCGCGAGGCAGGACGGGGGCCTCGTGCGCGGCGGGGTGAGTGCGGGAAGGGAGGGGGCAGCGCCCGCGTCCGCGCGCTGCCGGCCGAGGCCACCCGCGGCTCCTGCGCCGCAGCGCCCGCTGCGGCCTcactctctccctcttccctcagGTCATGGCGAAGAGCCTAAGGAGCAAATGGAGGAGGAAGATGCGGgcggagaagaggaagaagaatgcGCCCAAAGAGCTGGAGAGGCTGAAAAAAATCCTGGGAACCAACGCGGATGTCGTCATGGAGGAGGTCAAGGAGGTGGCGACCGTGCTGCCCCCCAAGAAAGCTCTTGAGCAGGGGGGTGAGTTGGGCGGCGCTTGCGCCACATGGAAGGCCGCGCCGGTAAACCGCAGCAGGCCCCGGTGCCCACGCCGGGCAGCCGGCGGGGCCTCGGTTGCCCAAGACCCGCCTTTCGAGTGCCCGTCTGCCTTTTCCTCCCGCCCCTCAGCCCCTCGGTGACGTTTCTGGCGTGTTTGTCACTATACTAGTTTTTTCTATTGCAATCCCCCAAGTGCACGGACGTCCAGAGCTATTATTTATTATTGGTGCTGTGACTTTCACTGCTGTGATGTGACTTAGGAGTCTTACAGGTTGAGAACAGAGAGTTGGAAAACCAACTCTTTACCTTTCAAAGCCAAAAGATGCTAGTAAACCTTTGAATCTGGTTTTCTGACAATTTTAACTTCTGTATTGCATCCAGTCACTTGTGGAACAAGCTTAACTTTCGATTTAAAGTATGTAGTGTCTTGTGGAGAAACATCTCTTTGCAAAGACATCAGATGAGTAGGGATTCACTTAGCAACTGCTTCAATCACAGCACTTTGATAGgatataattttctttctaatttaaGGAGGATACTAAATGTAAAAATTGGACTTAAATCTGAAGTAATTTTATAGGGATTTTTATCAAAACcaggttgttttattttttcctttttaaatgtaCTATCTCAAGGTAGAGGTAGCAGGGACCCTGTTTTTCTGTGCTGATTAATTCCATATTGCAAGTGGATGGCAGGAGTGGAAGGCATTGGATGTCTTCAGGTAATGCCATCTTCCCTTCAATTCCTTGTATAGGATGTAATCGATAAAGGTAGTATCCCAGGAAGCAGAAGCAAAGGTTTTAAATAGCACATATTGGACAGGAGCCAGAAATCTGACACCTTCTCTTTCTAGAACTGCAGTCTAAACTACATCATAGTCCTTTTTTCCAGTTTATGCTACTTAAACTGTTAGGATATTGCTGACATAAGCTTCTTATGTGGCATGTGGAAGTCTGTTGAGATACCACAGTAAGGATACAGGATGATGCTAGTAGTCACTGTCAGACATGCAGCCAATtttgtcagtgtttcagaaattaGAGAGGACTGGAAAGTTGTGAGGGTGAATAGCAGAGCCTGTTAACTACATTGAAAATGGAAGTAGAATACCATGTAACGATAACACCTGCCCAATGAAGGGTAGGTCAGAGTGCTGCAGTGGGTGATTATAAATTTCCAAAGGGACAggtgaggaaggagaggcagtggGGTAGCCTTTTACATTGGGGAGTGTTTTGATTGTTGAGAACGTAATGAGAGGGTTGAGTGTTTAGGGGTAAAATTAGGGGAAGGCCAACAAGACAGGTATTATGGTGTGAGTCTGTTACAGACCACCCAACTAGGTAGAAGAAGCAGATGAAATACTCTGTAACTTGTTGGTAGAAGTCTCACAATCACTAGTCCTTGTTCTTGTGTGGTACTTCAACTTAGCACATGTCTACTGGAAATAAAGTACACTGGAGAGGAAATGGTCAAGGATGTTGCTGGTGAGGGAGCCAGTGAGGGAAGGAGCTAACTTTTCTACAAGTGGCTAATTTCACTCAGCCTTTGTAGAGATATAGGAGCCTCAAAAATAcctaaatgtgtgtgtgtgtgtgtgtgtgtatatatatatatttcagctACAAATTTCagccacaaaggtgatgaagggagtggagcatctcccttaccaTGAAAGGCTAGGGGAATgggagctctttagcttggaggagactgaggggtgatctcattaatgtttacaaataagtaaagagtgggtgtcaggaggatggagccaggctcttctcagtgatggccaatgataggacaaggagcaatgggtacaagctggaacataagagattgcaaagaaacagaaggaaaacttcttcactatgagggtcatggggcactggaacaggctgcccaggtgagttgtggagtcttctttggagacattccaaacccacctggactagttcctgtgtgacctactctaggtgatcctactctggcagggaagttggactaggtgatcttttgaggtcccttccaacccttaagactctgtgattcagGGCTCCCTAAGCACATCTCAGCCTACAGGGATCTGCACCAATTAGCATGCTTCAGCTATTGAAGCAGCAGGTTGGCTGTTTCCTCACGAACTTTTGACTCCAAACATCAGTTGGGCACAACagagaaaaagccttttttgttgttgttgtttctgtgAAAGCTGATGGATGGTTTGGAAACAAGGTTGGAAATAAATAGTAGAGCTCAGTTCAAATCTGTGCTTAACAAGGTGTTTCCCTTGTAGCCGTATTGCTTCACTAAGGCATGATGTTCATATGGTGTTAGCTAGCTGGGGACACCATTCTCAGAGTGACACAGCACAGACAGTCTTTCTCATCCTGGGCATTATTCCTCCAGTTCTGTCTCTAAATATATTAGGCTTGACCTCATGGTCACTTTTTGAGACATGTAGCATCACTGGCTCCTGCTTCATACCCTCaccatgttttggtttttctttttattcttctctttaCCTGTCTTATCTCCCactcaaattaatttcttagaATAGAAATTAACATTACATTATTTAAAGTGTTTAATTATAACTATGTTTCAGTAAGTCTATGGCTTCCCATTTGGTGGAGACCACACACAGTGTTTTTAGACACAGTATTGGAACAGATGGCACACTAAAGAATAAGGTGCTTTGCCCAGACGTGGGCCTTTAGGGAAAATTGTGCATATTTTACTATCAGCTGTTGAAGTTCCTGGATTGCAGTTGTGTTGGTTTTGAAAGCGCTTTCAGTGTATAAATGCAAATACTGTTGTGTGTAGGGATGTTTTTGAATCATTTCTTGCAAATCTAGTAATAAAATAGCTTCTCTGAAGTTGATTGGTGTATGTTACTCACtataaatatcttttcttttcagctgaCTGCAAAATGGACATAGATAACAAACGGAACAAAAAAACTCTTCTAGACCAGCATGGACAGTATCCAATATGGATGAATTCcagacagagaaagaagatgAAGGCACAGCgtgttaaagggaaaaaaaagacaaaattagcCAAAGGCCTAGTTTGGTAAAATCAGAGCTCCGTAAGATCATCGATATTTTACTCACAAAATAAATGTCCCAAATAAATACATGATATTTTTTTGCTTGGCCACCAAGTATAACTTTCTGTGTTCGTGGACTGTTAGGCTGTTAGACCAGCAAATGAAAGCAATGTCAGCTTGGTGTCTGCCAaagttggaagaaaaaaaaattagaaaaagcaAGCTGAGTGCCTTTGACCAGACTAAATGTCTGTGATTATCGGTTTTCTTCAGAGTGGAGAGTCTTTGTCTTTTACATTTGGAACATGGAAAATGCTAAAGGAAATCCTAAGAATAATGAAactgtaaatgtttttttttgtgtactgCAGTCTTTCTCAGTGTAACTTTTCATTAACCCAAAGAGTTCTGTAAATTCACCATATCCTTTAAATTCTTCTGTAAAATTGCTTTTGTTGTGTTGATCTGTGTTGCTCTTAACATCCGGTAATTAatgaaaacaggtttttaaTGTGTAACTTAGAATTCTGAGATTATACGCTGAAATCGACACCAAGGCTTCCTGAAAATTCTGTGTCAGTCTGAAGTACCAAAAAGAATGTTGCTGGGACAAAGTAGTATTTCACTGCTGTCTGTAGCTGAAATAGTGGAAGAAGTAAATAAccaaaagtaaaattattttgttaataTGAAAGAATGCAAATGCACAGATTGGAAATAAAATAGTCTTATTTAAGATGTTTTCAGAGTGTTGGTAAAGTAAATGAGAATTTACTTTTCCATCTCTGTGGAATGTAACAGATACCATTTATATGTGGTTAGCTGCAGTTGGTTGCATGTTACTGAGCAATAACATGTGATGACAGATGCAAGAATTTTTTGCCCTGAAAGTGTGTgtgtttaattttaaagtgtttcttCATTCAAGGATGGAGATAATTACAGTACAGATCCTGCAGGATGTTGCCTGCTGAAGTACCCTTCATTGATCCAGAGCACCACCTTTGTCCAGCTCCatccaggatgggatccacattccaTAAATACCTACAAACTGTGTCTATTGTGATAACCTGGGCACAGAAAATAGGAGTTAgtcttttaaaagtaattacACTAGCTTATACTGTGCTGAGATCTACTAAGAATTCAACCTACTAAagaatttgggggtttttttctggagaaatgtggtt
Above is a window of Colius striatus isolate bColStr4 chromosome 1, bColStr4.1.hap1, whole genome shotgun sequence DNA encoding:
- the LLPH gene encoding protein LLP homolog codes for the protein MAKSLRSKWRRKMRAEKRKKNAPKELERLKKILGTNADVVMEEVKEVATVLPPKKALEQGADCKMDIDNKRNKKTLLDQHGQYPIWMNSRQRKKMKAQRVKGKKKTKLAKGLVW